Proteins from a genomic interval of Streptomyces sp. NBC_01445:
- the sufB gene encoding Fe-S cluster assembly protein SufB, translating to MTLPIEETAHPELEGLGKYEYGWADSDAAGASAKRGINEDVVRDISAKKSEPEWMTKLRLKGLRLFDKKPMPNWGSDLSGIDFDNIKYFVRSTEKQAQSWEDLPEDIKNTYDKLGIPEAEKQRLVAGVAAQYESEVVYHQIREDLEEQGVIFLDTDTALKEHPELFKEYFGTVIPVGDNKFASLNSAVWSGGSFIYVPKGVQVEIPLQAYFRINTENMGQFERTLIIVDEDAYVHYVEGCTAPIYQSDSLHSAVVEIIVKKGARCRYTTIQNWSNNVYNLVTKRAVAYEGATMEWIDGNIGSKVTMKYPAVYLMGEHAKGETLSIAFAGEGQHQDAGSKMVHMAPNTSSNIVSKSVARGGGRTSYRGLVEIGEGAHGSKSNVLCDALLVDTISRSDTYPYVDVREDDVSMGHEATVSKVSDDQLFYLMSRGMTEFEAMAMIVRGFVEPIAKELPMEYALELNRLIELQMEGAVG from the coding sequence ATGACGCTCCCTATCGAGGAGACTGCCCACCCCGAGCTCGAGGGTCTGGGCAAGTACGAATACGGCTGGGCCGACTCCGACGCCGCCGGTGCCTCTGCCAAGCGGGGCATCAACGAGGACGTCGTCCGTGACATCTCGGCCAAGAAGTCCGAGCCGGAGTGGATGACCAAGCTCCGCCTCAAGGGCCTGCGCCTCTTCGACAAGAAGCCCATGCCCAACTGGGGCTCGGACCTGTCGGGCATCGACTTCGACAACATCAAGTACTTCGTGAGGTCCACCGAGAAGCAGGCCCAGTCCTGGGAGGACCTGCCCGAGGACATCAAGAACACGTACGACAAGCTCGGCATCCCCGAGGCGGAGAAGCAGCGCCTCGTCGCCGGTGTCGCGGCCCAGTACGAGTCCGAGGTCGTCTACCACCAGATCCGCGAGGACCTGGAGGAGCAGGGCGTCATCTTCCTGGACACCGACACGGCCCTGAAGGAGCACCCGGAGCTCTTCAAGGAGTACTTCGGCACGGTCATCCCGGTCGGCGACAACAAGTTCGCGTCGCTGAACTCGGCCGTGTGGTCCGGCGGATCCTTCATCTACGTCCCCAAGGGCGTGCAGGTCGAGATCCCGCTCCAGGCCTACTTCCGTATCAACACGGAGAACATGGGCCAGTTCGAGCGGACGCTGATCATCGTCGACGAGGACGCCTACGTCCACTACGTCGAGGGATGCACGGCGCCGATCTACCAGTCGGACTCCCTGCACTCCGCGGTGGTCGAGATCATCGTGAAGAAGGGCGCCCGCTGCCGTTACACGACCATCCAGAACTGGTCGAACAACGTCTACAACCTGGTCACCAAGCGCGCCGTGGCGTACGAGGGCGCGACCATGGAGTGGATCGACGGCAACATCGGCTCCAAGGTCACCATGAAGTACCCGGCCGTCTACCTGATGGGCGAGCACGCCAAGGGCGAGACCCTGTCCATCGCCTTCGCGGGCGAGGGGCAGCACCAGGACGCCGGCTCCAAGATGGTCCACATGGCGCCCAACACCTCCTCCAACATCGTGTCGAAGTCGGTGGCCCGTGGCGGCGGCCGTACCTCGTACCGCGGGCTGGTCGAGATCGGTGAGGGTGCCCACGGCTCCAAGTCGAACGTGCTGTGCGACGCGCTGCTCGTCGACACGATCTCCCGCTCCGACACGTACCCGTACGTCGACGTCCGCGAGGACGACGTGTCCATGGGCCACGAGGCGACGGTCTCCAAGGTCTCCGACGACCAGCTCTTCTACCTGATGAGCCGCGGTATGACGGAGTTCGAGGCGATGGCGATGATCGTGCGCGGCTTCGTCGAGCCGATCGCGAAGGAGCTGCCGATGGAGTACGCCCTCGAGCTCAACCGGCTGATCGAGCTGCAGATGGAAGGTGCGGTCGGCTGA
- the sufD gene encoding Fe-S cluster assembly protein SufD, whose product MAEAQNIPVGSTTSGSIAVAAESTVATRMSAPPSYDVADFPVPHGREEEWRFTPLERLRGLHDGTAVAQGGLRVEVTAPAGVTQETVGRDDARVGKAGKPVDRVAAQAFSSFEKASVVSVPKETVLTEPIRIAVHGEGGTAFAHQVIELGAFAEAVVVIDHTGDAVLAANVDYILGDGAKLTVVSVQDWDEKAVHVAQHNALIGRDASFKSVVVTFGGDLVRLHPRVNYAGSGGEAELLGLYVTDAGQHQEHRLLVDHAAPHCKSNVAYKGALQGQDAHAVWIGDVLIEATAEGTDTYELNRNLVLTDGARVDSVPNLEIETGEIVGAGHASATGRFDDEQLFYLRSRGIPADEARRLVVRGFFAELVQQIGLPDVQERLLAKIEAELEASV is encoded by the coding sequence ATGGCTGAGGCTCAGAACATCCCGGTGGGTTCCACCACCTCCGGCTCGATCGCGGTGGCCGCGGAGTCGACCGTCGCCACGCGCATGAGCGCGCCCCCGTCCTACGACGTCGCGGACTTCCCGGTCCCGCACGGCCGTGAGGAGGAGTGGCGGTTCACGCCGCTCGAGCGGCTGCGCGGCCTGCACGACGGGACGGCGGTCGCCCAGGGCGGCCTCCGCGTCGAGGTAACCGCCCCCGCGGGCGTCACCCAGGAGACCGTCGGGCGCGACGACGCCCGCGTCGGCAAGGCCGGCAAGCCGGTGGACCGCGTCGCCGCCCAGGCGTTCTCGTCCTTCGAGAAGGCCTCGGTCGTGTCCGTCCCCAAGGAGACGGTGCTCACGGAGCCCATTCGCATCGCTGTGCACGGCGAGGGCGGTACGGCCTTCGCGCACCAGGTCATCGAGCTCGGCGCGTTCGCCGAGGCCGTGGTGGTCATCGACCACACCGGTGACGCGGTGCTCGCCGCCAACGTCGACTACATCCTGGGCGACGGCGCCAAGCTGACCGTCGTCTCCGTGCAGGACTGGGACGAGAAGGCCGTCCACGTCGCGCAGCACAACGCGCTGATCGGCCGTGACGCCTCCTTCAAGTCCGTCGTCGTCACCTTCGGCGGTGACCTCGTCCGCCTGCACCCGCGCGTCAACTACGCGGGCAGCGGCGGCGAGGCCGAGCTGCTCGGCCTGTACGTCACCGACGCCGGCCAGCACCAGGAGCACCGCCTCCTGGTCGACCACGCGGCCCCGCACTGCAAGTCGAACGTCGCCTACAAGGGCGCGCTCCAGGGCCAGGACGCGCACGCCGTCTGGATCGGCGACGTCCTCATCGAGGCCACCGCCGAGGGCACCGACACGTACGAGCTGAATCGCAACCTCGTGCTGACCGACGGCGCCCGGGTGGACTCGGTCCCGAACCTGGAGATCGAGACCGGCGAGATCGTCGGCGCGGGCCACGCCTCGGCGACCGGCCGCTTCGACGACGAGCAGCTCTTCTACCTGCGCTCGCGCGGTATCCCGGCCGACGAGGCCCGTCGCCTGGTGGTCCGCGGCTTCTTCGCCGAGCTCGTCCAGCAGATCGGTCTGCCGGACGTCCAGGAGCGCCTGCTCGCCAAGATCGAGGCCGAGCTGGAGGCTTCCGTCTGA
- a CDS encoding non-heme iron oxygenase ferredoxin subunit produces MAFDRARFTRACGLSELEEDTPKRVELDGTPISVVYTEGEVFAINDICSHANVSLSEGEVEDCQIECWLHGSAFDLRTGKPSGLPATRPVPVYPVKIEGDDVLVSLSQES; encoded by the coding sequence ATGGCCTTCGACCGTGCCCGGTTCACCCGGGCCTGCGGATTGAGCGAGCTGGAGGAGGACACCCCGAAACGGGTGGAACTCGACGGCACGCCGATCTCGGTCGTCTACACCGAGGGCGAGGTGTTCGCGATCAACGACATCTGCTCGCACGCGAACGTGTCGCTCTCCGAGGGCGAGGTGGAGGACTGCCAGATCGAGTGCTGGCTGCACGGCTCCGCGTTCGACCTCCGTACCGGTAAGCCGTCCGGCCTTCCCGCGACGCGCCCCGTCCCCGTTTACCCCGTAAAGATCGAAGGGGACGACGTACTCGTCTCCCTCTCCCAGGAGTCCTGA
- the sufC gene encoding Fe-S cluster assembly ATPase SufC — MATLEIKDLHVTVEADNSTKEILKGVDLTVKQGETHAIMGPNGSGKSTLAYSIAGHPKYTITQGTVTLDGEDVLEMSVDERARAGMFLAMQYPVEVPGVSVSNFLRTSATAIRGEAPKLRTWVKEVKTAMEQLQMDPAFAERNVNEGFSGGEKKRHEILQMELLKPKIAILDETDSGLDVDALRQVSEGVNRVRETGEVGTLLITHYTRILRYIKPDFVHVFSQGRIVESGGPELADKLEAEGYEAYTKGGASA; from the coding sequence ATGGCAACGCTTGAAATCAAGGACCTGCACGTCACCGTCGAGGCCGACAACTCCACCAAGGAGATCCTCAAGGGCGTCGACCTGACCGTGAAGCAGGGCGAGACGCACGCCATCATGGGCCCGAACGGCTCCGGCAAGTCGACCCTCGCCTACTCCATCGCGGGTCACCCCAAGTACACGATCACCCAGGGCACCGTCACCCTCGACGGCGAGGACGTCCTCGAGATGTCCGTCGACGAGCGCGCCCGCGCCGGCATGTTCCTCGCCATGCAGTACCCGGTCGAGGTCCCCGGCGTCTCGGTCTCCAACTTCCTGCGCACCTCGGCCACCGCGATCCGCGGCGAGGCCCCCAAGCTGCGCACGTGGGTCAAGGAGGTCAAGACCGCGATGGAGCAGCTCCAGATGGACCCTGCCTTCGCCGAGCGCAACGTGAACGAGGGCTTCTCCGGCGGTGAGAAGAAGCGCCACGAGATCCTCCAGATGGAGCTCCTCAAGCCGAAGATCGCGATCCTCGACGAGACCGACTCCGGCCTCGACGTCGACGCGCTGCGCCAGGTCTCCGAGGGCGTCAACCGCGTCCGCGAGACCGGCGAGGTCGGCACCCTGCTGATCACGCACTACACGCGCATCCTGCGCTACATCAAGCCGGACTTCGTCCACGTCTTCTCGCAGGGCAGGATCGTCGAGTCCGGCGGCCCCGAGCTCGCCGACAAGCTCGAGGCCGAGGGCTACGAGGCATACACGAAGGGCGGCGCATCCGCGTGA
- a CDS encoding cysteine desulfurase, with protein MTQLPGLLDTEAIRKDFPILDRVLHDGKKLVYLDNAATSQTPRQVIDTLSEYYEQHNANVHRGVHVLAEEATALYEGARDKVAAFINAPSRDEVIFTKNASESLNLVANMLGWADEPYRVDHETEIVITEMEHHSNIVPWQLLSQRTGAKLRWFGLTDDGRLDLSNIDEIITEKTKIVSFVLVSNILGTLNPVEAIVRRAQEVGALVLIDASQAAPHMVLDVQALQADFVAFTGHKMCGPTGIGVLWGRQELLEDLPPFLGGGEMIETVSMHSSTYAPAPHKFEAGTPPIAQAVGLGAAVDYLTSIGMDKIAQHEHAITEYAVKRLLEVPDLRIIGPTTAEDRGAAISFTLGDIHPHDVGQVLDEEGIAVRVGHHCARPVCLRYGIPATTRASFYLYSTPGEIDALIDGLEHVRNFFG; from the coding sequence GTGACACAGCTGCCGGGCCTCCTCGACACCGAGGCGATCCGCAAGGACTTCCCGATCCTCGACCGGGTACTTCACGACGGCAAGAAGCTCGTGTACCTGGACAACGCGGCGACCTCGCAGACGCCGCGGCAGGTCATCGACACGCTCAGTGAGTACTACGAGCAGCACAACGCCAACGTGCACCGGGGCGTGCACGTGCTCGCCGAGGAGGCCACGGCGCTGTACGAAGGTGCTCGTGACAAGGTCGCGGCCTTCATCAACGCACCGAGCCGCGACGAGGTCATCTTCACCAAGAACGCCTCCGAGTCGCTCAACCTCGTGGCGAACATGCTGGGCTGGGCCGACGAGCCCTACCGCGTGGACCACGAGACCGAGATCGTCATCACGGAGATGGAGCACCACTCCAACATCGTGCCGTGGCAGCTGCTCTCGCAGCGCACGGGCGCGAAGCTGCGGTGGTTCGGGCTGACCGACGACGGCCGCCTCGACCTCTCCAACATCGACGAGATCATCACCGAGAAGACGAAGATCGTCTCGTTCGTCCTCGTCTCCAACATCCTGGGCACGCTCAACCCGGTCGAGGCCATCGTGCGCCGCGCCCAGGAGGTCGGCGCGCTCGTCCTCATCGACGCGTCCCAGGCCGCCCCGCACATGGTGCTCGACGTGCAGGCGCTGCAGGCCGACTTCGTGGCCTTCACCGGCCACAAGATGTGCGGCCCGACGGGCATCGGCGTCCTGTGGGGACGCCAGGAGCTTCTCGAGGACCTGCCGCCCTTCCTGGGCGGCGGCGAGATGATCGAGACCGTCTCCATGCACTCGTCGACGTACGCTCCGGCGCCGCACAAGTTCGAGGCGGGTACGCCCCCGATCGCCCAGGCCGTCGGCCTCGGCGCGGCCGTGGACTACCTGACCTCGATCGGCATGGACAAGATCGCCCAGCATGAGCACGCGATCACCGAGTACGCGGTGAAGCGTCTCCTTGAGGTCCCGGACCTGCGGATCATCGGCCCCACCACGGCCGAGGACCGCGGCGCCGCGATCTCGTTCACGCTCGGTGACATCCACCCGCACGACGTGGGCCAGGTCCTGGACGAGGAAGGCATCGCGGTCCGCGTGGGTCACCACTGCGCCCGCCCCGTCTGCCTGCGCTACGGAATTCCTGCGACCACGCGAGCGTCGTTCTACCTGTACTCCACGCCCGGCGAGATCGACGCGCTGATCGACGGCCTGGAGCACGTACGGAACTTCTTCGGCTGA
- the sufU gene encoding Fe-S cluster assembly sulfur transfer protein SufU, whose amino-acid sequence MKLDSMYQDVILDHYKHPHGRGLRDGDAEVHHVNPTCGDEITLRVKYDGSTISDVSYEGQGCSISQASASVLNELLVGKDLAEAQKIQETFLELMQSRGRIEPDDAMEEVLEDAVAFAGVSKYPARVKCALLSWMAWKDATAQALDGAERKTA is encoded by the coding sequence GTGAAGCTGGATTCGATGTACCAGGACGTCATCCTGGACCACTACAAGCACCCGCACGGGCGCGGTCTGCGCGATGGCGACGCCGAGGTGCACCACGTCAATCCGACGTGCGGCGACGAGATCACGCTGCGCGTGAAGTACGACGGCTCGACGATCAGTGACGTCTCGTACGAGGGCCAGGGCTGCTCGATCAGCCAGGCTTCGGCCTCTGTGCTGAACGAGCTGCTCGTCGGCAAGGACCTGGCCGAGGCGCAGAAGATCCAGGAGACCTTTCTGGAGCTGATGCAGTCGCGGGGCAGGATCGAGCCCGACGACGCGATGGAGGAGGTGCTGGAGGACGCGGTCGCGTTCGCCGGTGTCTCCAAGTACCCGGCCCGTGTGAAGTGCGCCCTCCTGAGCTGGATGGCGTGGAAGGACGCGACGGCCCAGGCGCTGGACGGCGCGGAAAGGAAGACGGCATGA